Proteins encoded within one genomic window of Hahella chejuensis KCTC 2396:
- a CDS encoding class I SAM-dependent methyltransferase, which produces MSDLLLPLLQRTLPRSALRVAAPPLIPEVRLYLFDPAVMEGPLSHDEAQAVVAEPAYWSFCWASGQVLARYILDHPELVAGKTVWDIGTGSGLAAIAAALAGASVVLACDLDSAAQVAVGENAALNGVRVRVCETLPTADNPDVITAADVLYDRDNLQWLPEWRDKASKVLLADSRVRNLAAPGYELKKTASGRTFPDLNEFDEFNEVRIYESGRHIQDEKKGD; this is translated from the coding sequence ATGTCGGACTTATTACTGCCTTTGCTGCAACGCACGTTGCCTCGCAGCGCTCTGCGGGTGGCTGCGCCACCGCTTATTCCTGAAGTTCGTCTGTATTTATTCGACCCTGCGGTGATGGAAGGGCCACTCTCTCATGATGAGGCCCAGGCCGTCGTCGCCGAACCGGCCTATTGGAGTTTTTGTTGGGCCAGCGGGCAGGTGTTGGCGCGATATATTCTCGATCATCCTGAGCTTGTAGCAGGTAAAACGGTGTGGGATATCGGAACAGGATCGGGTTTGGCGGCTATCGCTGCGGCGTTGGCTGGCGCGTCAGTTGTTCTGGCTTGTGATCTGGATTCGGCTGCGCAAGTCGCGGTGGGGGAGAATGCGGCGCTCAATGGCGTGCGGGTGAGGGTATGTGAGACGCTACCGACCGCCGACAATCCTGATGTGATCACTGCGGCGGATGTTCTCTATGATCGAGACAATCTGCAATGGTTGCCGGAATGGCGGGATAAAGCGTCTAAAGTGCTGTTAGCGGATTCGCGGGTGCGTAATCTGGCTGCGCCTGGATATGAGCTGAAGAAGACAGCATCCGGCAGAACGTTCCCTGATCTCAATGAGTTCGACGAGTTTAATGAAGTGAGAATTTACGAGAGCGGACGCCATATCCAAGACGAAAAAAAAGGCGACTAA
- a CDS encoding VanZ family protein gives MFRLSQLYKSLILLGGHWPARVAFYALMAVGLVIALTPNEYTPLGTVNDKIRHAFSFAVMSGMAMWSHQNSRGFHVFIAMTCYGLLIEGLQSLIPYRDGSLGDIVANTIGIAMGVFLANWLVVSARPPKVSH, from the coding sequence ATGTTCAGATTGTCTCAATTATATAAAAGCTTGATCCTTCTTGGAGGGCATTGGCCCGCCCGCGTCGCCTTCTACGCACTTATGGCGGTAGGACTCGTCATCGCACTCACGCCCAATGAGTACACACCATTGGGAACGGTTAACGATAAAATACGACATGCGTTTTCCTTCGCCGTAATGAGCGGGATGGCCATGTGGAGTCACCAAAATAGCCGGGGCTTTCATGTTTTTATCGCCATGACTTGCTATGGCTTACTCATTGAAGGCCTGCAAAGCTTGATTCCCTATCGGGATGGAAGCCTGGGAGATATTGTGGCCAATACTATCGGCATTGCGATGGGCGTATTCCTGGCGAACTGGCTGGTGGTCTCCGCCCGTCCACCCAAAGTCTCCCACTGA
- the cysZ gene encoding sulfate transporter CysZ → MKLFAKGFNDLLEGFRLIQHPKLRVFVIIPLIINILVFVGFIWGMSAYFSGWVDAMVSWLPDWLSFLRWLVWLVFAILVGVLVFYTFVFVATLVGAPFYGLLAEQTQKLLTGKEVDEDTPWKQVIMNIPASVWREIKKLLYYLPRALGLLLLSFIPVVNLVSPLLWAVFSSWIMALEFVDYPADNNKRKIDDVIRFMRERRSRTLGFGLGVWGSTLIPIVNLVSMQAAVAGGVKFWLEEHGQLPKANPASGAGVAVR, encoded by the coding sequence GTGAAATTATTCGCTAAAGGTTTTAACGACCTGCTGGAAGGGTTTCGCCTGATTCAGCATCCCAAACTGCGGGTCTTTGTCATTATCCCTTTGATTATCAATATATTGGTGTTTGTCGGCTTTATCTGGGGCATGAGCGCGTACTTCTCCGGTTGGGTGGACGCCATGGTCAGTTGGCTACCGGATTGGTTGTCTTTCTTGCGCTGGCTGGTATGGCTGGTCTTCGCCATTCTGGTGGGCGTACTGGTGTTTTATACCTTTGTGTTTGTGGCCACCCTGGTCGGCGCTCCTTTTTACGGCTTGCTGGCGGAACAGACGCAGAAGCTGCTGACCGGCAAAGAGGTGGATGAAGACACGCCCTGGAAGCAGGTGATCATGAATATTCCCGCCAGTGTTTGGCGTGAGATCAAGAAGCTTCTTTATTATCTTCCTCGTGCGCTGGGGTTATTATTGCTCAGCTTCATCCCTGTGGTGAACTTGGTGTCGCCGTTACTTTGGGCGGTATTCTCCTCCTGGATCATGGCGCTTGAGTTTGTGGACTACCCTGCGGATAACAACAAGCGCAAGATTGATGACGTGATTCGTTTCATGCGCGAGCGTCGCAGTCGGACGCTGGGCTTCGGTTTAGGCGTTTGGGGCAGTACTTTGATTCCTATCGTGAATTTGGTGTCCATGCAGGCGGCGGTCGCCGGCGGCGTTAAATTCTGGCTGGAAGAGCACGGTCAGTTACCTAAAGCGAACCCCGCTTCTGGCGCTGGAGTAGCGGTGAGGTGA
- a CDS encoding DUF2971 domain-containing protein, whose translation MKLYLYANKLSITILREGKLPLLGLAGLHDPFLIPELPVAAPPVRDITQAEFVAEVRRQYDALPEDLSSLVTFEYYVQQAKHKRKEIEAILLQGAASEPLFLSPRFLLSLGVLSLFESVESVALWRFQGDRHRGVALQIDPGKAGFLEAHYQDCPQTFKKVEYCDERPQTGAFGFSPLFQRSTEFSGEGEWRLLRPLDTGQKQIQWDGEALSLCKFPSNAISAIMFGCAVDPELRDALTQLLQVDMRYRHLQTFQMKMSASRFRLSAEPLN comes from the coding sequence ATGAAATTATATCTGTACGCCAACAAGCTGAGCATTACCATCTTGAGAGAAGGCAAATTGCCTTTACTTGGGCTGGCTGGCTTACACGACCCTTTTCTGATTCCAGAGCTTCCCGTGGCGGCGCCCCCTGTCAGAGATATCACACAAGCGGAGTTCGTGGCGGAAGTAAGGAGGCAATATGACGCCCTTCCAGAGGATCTGAGCAGTCTGGTCACGTTCGAGTACTATGTGCAGCAGGCCAAGCATAAGCGTAAAGAGATTGAAGCGATTTTATTGCAGGGCGCAGCGAGCGAACCCTTGTTTCTCAGTCCTCGGTTTTTGCTTTCGTTGGGCGTTCTCAGTCTGTTTGAATCTGTTGAGAGCGTTGCGCTTTGGCGGTTTCAGGGAGATCGCCACCGGGGCGTCGCATTACAGATAGATCCTGGCAAGGCGGGATTTTTGGAAGCGCATTATCAAGACTGCCCGCAGACGTTCAAAAAAGTCGAGTATTGTGATGAGAGGCCGCAAACCGGCGCATTCGGTTTTAGCCCTTTGTTCCAGCGCTCAACGGAGTTTTCCGGGGAGGGGGAGTGGCGCCTGTTGCGTCCGCTGGATACGGGACAGAAGCAAATACAATGGGATGGTGAGGCATTGTCCCTTTGTAAGTTTCCCTCCAACGCCATATCTGCGATCATGTTCGGCTGCGCTGTGGACCCTGAACTGCGGGATGCGTTGACGCAACTGCTTCAGGTGGATATGCGCTACCGTCATTTACAGACATTTCAAATGAAAATGAGCGCGTCCCGGTTTCGCTTGAGTGCGGAGCCTTTAAACTGA
- a CDS encoding response regulator, translated as MALKVLVVDDASFVRDMVKRAMRTYFPQVTVEEAINGKKAQILMNKTHYDLILCDWEMPEMSGLELLQWARGQDAYKKTPFVMVTSRGDRGHVVEAVQSGVSDYLGKPFSPEMLAQKVNKQLAAKLKRAAGEKSSSARPGSDSASVLMQASDSAKQASAPAVTPGPFADSAALLTGGPTSPKKSAPDPTSGKKALAQIRFAEFNLPCVIKAITLTEVKVIAKRGQKFPMILDPAVVDIEVDDGETLERINGYVHMLQAVEKRVDTDFISIVIRFVDEDPDKMASLSKFIAKF; from the coding sequence ATGGCTTTAAAGGTGTTGGTGGTTGATGACGCGAGTTTCGTCCGTGATATGGTCAAGCGGGCGATGCGAACCTATTTTCCTCAGGTGACGGTGGAAGAAGCCATCAACGGGAAAAAAGCGCAGATCCTGATGAACAAGACGCACTATGACCTCATCCTGTGCGACTGGGAAATGCCGGAAATGTCAGGACTTGAGCTGTTGCAGTGGGCGCGTGGACAAGACGCCTACAAGAAAACGCCTTTCGTCATGGTGACCAGCCGGGGGGATCGTGGCCATGTGGTGGAGGCGGTGCAAAGCGGCGTTTCCGATTATCTGGGAAAGCCCTTCAGTCCTGAAATGCTGGCGCAGAAGGTCAATAAGCAACTGGCCGCCAAGCTTAAACGCGCTGCAGGTGAAAAGTCCTCTTCGGCCCGTCCGGGTTCTGATTCCGCTTCCGTATTGATGCAGGCGTCTGACAGCGCCAAGCAGGCCTCGGCGCCGGCCGTGACGCCAGGACCGTTTGCTGACAGCGCGGCCCTGTTGACTGGCGGCCCCACATCCCCTAAAAAATCAGCGCCGGACCCAACGTCAGGCAAGAAAGCGCTGGCGCAGATTCGTTTTGCTGAATTCAACCTGCCCTGCGTGATAAAAGCCATTACCCTGACGGAAGTGAAGGTCATCGCCAAGCGGGGGCAGAAGTTCCCGATGATCCTTGATCCTGCGGTAGTGGATATAGAAGTCGACGATGGCGAGACCCTGGAGCGGATCAACGGCTACGTGCATATGCTGCAGGCGGTGGAGAAGCGAGTGGATACCGACTTTATCAGCATTGTTATTCGGTTTGTGGATGAAGACCCGGATAAGATGGCGTCGTTATCCAAGTTTATCGCCAAATTCTAG